In Candidatus Promineifilum breve, one genomic interval encodes:
- a CDS encoding carbohydrate kinase family protein: MKIVITGSIAFDYLMSFPGRFQDAFVADKLEKISLSFLVDSLKRQRGGTAPNIAYTMALLGDRPTIMATAGQDFVEYRDWLESHGIDTSAIIAIDNEFCASFFVNTDEENNQIASFYTGAMAHAGKLSFAHYAPDADLTIITPNDPGAMLSYIRECKAIGLPYIYDPSQQTARVSGQEICEGIDGCYLLSSNEYEFQLIQEKTGRSEAQILDSIGGLVLTMGASGSRLIIDGHEEIVPVAPTRWVAEPTGAGDAYRAGLMRGMQLGLPWGVAGRMGALAAAYVLEQFGPQNHHFTRHEFVARYRESFDDEGALDVLLQESDAINAPLPVAR, from the coding sequence ATGAAAATAGTCATCACCGGCTCCATCGCGTTCGATTACCTCATGTCGTTTCCCGGCAGGTTCCAGGACGCCTTTGTGGCCGATAAACTGGAAAAGATCAGCCTCAGCTTTCTGGTCGATTCGCTGAAGCGCCAGCGCGGCGGCACCGCGCCCAACATCGCCTACACGATGGCTCTGCTGGGCGACCGACCGACGATCATGGCCACCGCCGGGCAGGATTTCGTCGAGTATCGCGACTGGCTGGAGAGCCACGGCATCGACACCTCGGCCATCATCGCCATCGACAACGAGTTCTGCGCCTCGTTCTTCGTCAATACCGACGAAGAGAACAACCAGATCGCCAGCTTCTACACCGGGGCCATGGCCCATGCCGGCAAGCTCAGCTTCGCCCACTACGCGCCCGACGCCGATCTGACCATCATCACCCCCAACGATCCGGGGGCCATGCTCAGCTACATCCGCGAGTGCAAGGCCATCGGCCTGCCCTACATCTATGACCCCAGCCAGCAGACGGCGCGGGTCAGCGGCCAGGAGATATGCGAGGGCATCGACGGCTGCTATCTGCTGTCGAGCAACGAGTACGAGTTCCAGCTGATCCAGGAGAAGACCGGCCGCAGCGAGGCCCAGATTCTGGACAGCATCGGCGGGCTGGTGCTGACGATGGGCGCGTCCGGCTCGCGGCTGATCATCGACGGCCACGAGGAGATTGTGCCCGTGGCTCCCACGCGCTGGGTGGCCGAGCCGACCGGGGCGGGCGATGCCTATCGCGCCGGCCTGATGCGCGGCATGCAATTGGGGCTGCCGTGGGGCGTGGCCGGGCGCATGGGCGCGCTGGCCGCGGCCTACGTGCTGGAGCAATTCGGCCCGCAAAATCATCATTTCACGCGCCACGAGTTCGTGGCCCGCTACCGTGAAAGTTTTGACGACGAAGGGGCGCTCGACGTGCTTCTTCAGGAATCTGATGCCATCAACGCGCCTCTGCCCGTCGCCCGCTAG
- a CDS encoding YraN family protein, which translates to MSEPGTDQRRGLGRWGENQAADHLTAAGYSLVARNWRCRGGEIDLIFRDGETVVFVEVKTRRGRAYGAPEEALTPHKAQKLLDLGQQYVAAHDLDGVAWRIDLVAVELDERGRLLRCDHIPNAVWGW; encoded by the coding sequence ATGAGCGAGCCGGGCACGGATCAGCGCCGCGGCCTCGGCCGCTGGGGCGAAAATCAGGCCGCCGACCATCTAACGGCCGCCGGCTACAGCCTCGTGGCTCGCAACTGGCGCTGTCGCGGCGGCGAGATCGACCTGATCTTCCGCGACGGCGAGACGGTCGTTTTCGTAGAGGTGAAAACACGACGCGGCCGGGCCTATGGCGCGCCGGAAGAGGCCCTGACACCCCACAAGGCGCAGAAGTTGCTCGACCTGGGGCAGCAGTACGTGGCTGCCCACGATCTGGACGGCGTGGCCTGGCGCATCGATCTGGTGGCCGTCGAATTGGACGAACGCGGCCGGCTGCTGCGCTGCGACCACATCCCCAATGCCGTCTGGGGCTGGTGA
- the ahcY gene encoding adenosylhomocysteinase translates to MDFDIKNIDLAPGGRHRIEWAEQEMPVLRGIQQQFTSDRPFAGLRISACMHVTTETANLMVSLQAGGADVVLSASNPLSTQDDVAASLVSHYEIPVYAIKGEDNETYFKHLNAALDHNPHIVMDDGADLVSTIHKSRRNLIDNMIGGTEETTTGIIRLRAMAADGALQFPMMAVNDALTKHMFDNRYGTGQSTIDGIVRATNVLVAGKNVVVAGYGWCSRGIAMRARGLGGNVIVTEIDPLKALEAVMDGYRVMPMMEAAAIGDIFVSATGDIHVFDEHHFMAMKDGALLSNSGHFDVEINKPALEKLSTNGPKRVRPFVEQYTMKHNGHRLNLLGEGRLINLAAAEGHPASVMDMSFAGQAMAAKYLIDNKDKLENRVYTIPQEVDQEIARIKLDAMGIYIDTLTAEQVAYLNSWEEGT, encoded by the coding sequence ATGGATTTCGACATTAAAAATATCGATCTTGCGCCCGGCGGCCGCCATCGTATTGAGTGGGCCGAGCAGGAGATGCCGGTGCTGCGCGGTATCCAGCAGCAATTCACGAGCGACCGGCCCTTTGCCGGGCTGCGTATCAGCGCCTGTATGCACGTGACGACCGAGACGGCCAACCTGATGGTCAGCCTGCAAGCGGGCGGGGCCGACGTGGTGCTGTCGGCCAGCAACCCGCTGAGCACGCAGGACGACGTGGCCGCCTCGCTGGTCAGCCACTACGAGATTCCCGTCTACGCCATCAAGGGCGAGGACAACGAGACCTATTTCAAGCACCTCAACGCCGCGCTCGACCACAACCCCCACATCGTCATGGACGACGGGGCCGACCTGGTGAGCACCATTCACAAGAGCCGGCGCAACCTGATCGACAACATGATCGGCGGCACGGAAGAGACGACGACCGGCATCATCCGCCTGCGGGCGATGGCCGCCGACGGCGCGCTCCAATTCCCGATGATGGCCGTCAACGACGCGCTGACCAAGCACATGTTCGACAATCGCTACGGCACGGGCCAATCGACGATTGACGGCATCGTGCGCGCCACCAACGTCCTGGTGGCCGGCAAGAACGTGGTCGTGGCCGGCTACGGCTGGTGCAGCCGCGGCATCGCCATGCGCGCCCGCGGTCTGGGCGGCAACGTCATCGTCACCGAGATCGACCCGCTCAAGGCGCTGGAAGCGGTCATGGACGGCTACCGGGTCATGCCGATGATGGAAGCCGCGGCCATCGGCGATATTTTCGTCAGCGCCACGGGCGACATCCATGTCTTCGACGAACATCACTTCATGGCCATGAAAGACGGCGCGCTGCTGTCGAACTCCGGCCACTTCGACGTGGAGATCAACAAGCCGGCGCTGGAGAAGCTGTCGACCAACGGCCCCAAGCGGGTGCGGCCGTTCGTGGAACAGTACACGATGAAGCATAACGGCCACCGCCTGAACCTGCTGGGCGAGGGGCGGCTGATCAATCTGGCCGCGGCCGAGGGGCATCCGGCCTCGGTCATGGACATGAGCTTCGCCGGGCAGGCCATGGCCGCCAAATACCTGATCGATAACAAAGATAAGCTCGAGAATCGCGTCTACACCATCCCGCAGGAGGTCGATCAGGAGATCGCCCGCATCAAGCTCGACGCGATGGGCATCTACATCGATACCCTGACCGCCGAGCAGGTCGCCTATCTGAACTCCTGGGAAGAAGGAACCTGA
- a CDS encoding YdeI/OmpD-associated family protein, translating to MRTAKDQEDTLTISFKAELFKINSWTILRLPEDASAKLPSRGMTMVSGTMNGVPFNTLLEPDGRYAPGQQSSHWFRPDNKLLDDAGATAGDSVEVSMKPTKEWIEPEVPEDLKKALSTSPKAEALWEDITPLARWDWIRWIRAVKTPETRQKHIDVALDKLNKGMRRPCCFNRNLCSEPAVSKNWALLDPTQ from the coding sequence ATGAGAACAGCTAAGGATCAAGAGGATACGCTGACAATCAGTTTTAAAGCTGAACTATTTAAAATCAATTCATGGACCATTCTCAGACTACCTGAAGATGCCTCAGCCAAGCTTCCATCAAGAGGAATGACCATGGTTTCGGGGACTATGAACGGCGTCCCTTTTAATACCTTGCTCGAACCAGATGGAAGGTATGCACCGGGGCAACAATCGAGTCACTGGTTTAGACCTGACAACAAGCTGCTTGATGATGCCGGCGCCACGGCCGGGGACAGTGTAGAAGTTTCGATGAAACCGACCAAAGAGTGGATAGAGCCGGAAGTTCCTGAAGACTTAAAAAAAGCGCTGTCTACTTCCCCAAAAGCTGAGGCTTTATGGGAAGATATTACGCCACTTGCTCGTTGGGATTGGATTCGTTGGATACGGGCTGTCAAAACACCGGAGACCCGTCAAAAACATATAGACGTTGCGCTCGATAAACTCAACAAAGGCATGAGAAGGCCGTGTTGCTTTAACCGTAATTTATGTTCTGAACCTGCTGTATCGAAAAATTGGGCGCTCCTCGACCCGACACAATAA
- a CDS encoding MGDG synthase family glycosyltransferase, translating to MTNASGQNILILTNDAGMGHRQAAQATVAALERRAGDSLRPVLVNPLEEPGAPPTLRNLQSDFNRLVQRAPALYSLGHEVGNGYLPTRLMERLETRLLGETIDRILRSARPAIVVATHPTYIYLLVDYRKRQRQPWSLAVLVTDLARLQRLWFRKEVDLYLVPTDEAAALAVRRGIRPERVHVTGIPVDLRLAEAAPLRPQLRAQYGWDAALPLILAVGSRRVVDFMSVLQALNEARLPIQLAVVTGDDEELLREVGAIDWQIPTHLYGYVDDLPLRLRAADAVITKAGGLTVAESLAAGTPLFIIQSTPMHEQGNAAYVVAGGAGLRAENPADLADALRGALANDCRLLTAMADNARRLGRPRAAYDVAEQLWTLGQRAATDPQPVTADR from the coding sequence ATGACCAACGCGAGCGGGCAAAACATCCTCATCCTGACCAACGACGCCGGCATGGGCCACCGGCAGGCGGCGCAGGCGACCGTGGCCGCGCTCGAACGACGCGCCGGCGATTCGCTGCGGCCGGTGCTGGTGAACCCGCTGGAGGAGCCGGGCGCGCCGCCGACGTTGCGCAATCTGCAATCCGACTTCAACCGTCTGGTGCAGCGCGCCCCGGCCCTCTACTCGTTGGGCCACGAGGTCGGCAACGGCTATCTGCCGACGCGCCTCATGGAACGGCTGGAGACGCGCCTGCTGGGCGAGACGATCGACCGCATCCTGCGCAGCGCCCGCCCGGCCATCGTCGTCGCCACTCATCCCACCTACATCTATTTGCTGGTCGATTACCGCAAGCGGCAGCGCCAGCCGTGGTCGCTGGCCGTGCTGGTCACCGATCTGGCCCGCCTGCAACGCCTGTGGTTCCGCAAGGAGGTCGATCTCTACCTGGTGCCGACCGATGAGGCTGCCGCGCTGGCCGTCCGGCGCGGCATCCGGCCGGAACGCGTCCACGTCACCGGCATCCCCGTGGATTTGCGGCTGGCCGAGGCTGCCCCCTTGCGCCCACAATTACGCGCCCAATACGGCTGGGACGCGGCGCTGCCATTGATTTTGGCCGTGGGCAGCCGTCGCGTGGTCGATTTTATGAGCGTCCTGCAAGCCCTCAACGAGGCTCGCCTGCCCATCCAACTGGCCGTGGTGACCGGCGACGACGAGGAGCTATTGCGCGAGGTGGGGGCCATCGACTGGCAAATCCCCACTCACCTATACGGCTACGTCGATGATTTGCCGCTGCGGCTGCGCGCCGCCGATGCCGTCATCACCAAGGCCGGCGGCCTGACCGTGGCCGAGTCCCTGGCCGCCGGGACGCCGCTGTTCATCATCCAGTCCACGCCCATGCATGAGCAGGGCAACGCCGCCTACGTCGTGGCCGGCGGCGCGGGCCTGCGCGCCGAGAATCCGGCCGATCTGGCCGACGCCCTGCGCGGCGCTCTGGCCAACGATTGCCGCCTGCTGACGGCCATGGCCGACAATGCCCGGCGGCTGGGCCGGCCGCGCGCCGCCTATGACGTGGCCGAACAGTTGTGGACGTTGGGGCAGCGGGCAGCCACTGATCCGCAACCGGTGACGGCCGACCGATGA
- a CDS encoding nucleotidyltransferase domain-containing protein produces MFEQERFVGRLQRHTLAEPGVLVCFLYGSFGRRAEDAYSDVDIALLFAGAAERDAAWARRHEFVKAVMPYVAVRSFDADHVRPHLHVALYSNGTKADYLFATRDGLSPDPLYREIRILKDSDKWAERHQAASARLAPAQPYISPDELTALDNRFWVMFWDTLRLLKRGDADKPFATYLKLLYFTLPPLLEALPPEEPARRGLVRATYDRDLAATARGMGELLEAYLAARAAVIRRQNLMFPINTAFESEIRRLVERLTR; encoded by the coding sequence ATGTTCGAGCAAGAACGATTCGTCGGCCGCCTACAACGCCACACCCTGGCCGAGCCGGGCGTGCTGGTCTGCTTTCTCTATGGCTCGTTCGGCCGCCGGGCCGAGGATGCCTACTCCGACGTGGACATCGCCCTACTCTTTGCCGGGGCAGCCGAGCGCGACGCGGCCTGGGCCAGGCGGCACGAGTTCGTCAAGGCGGTCATGCCCTACGTGGCCGTCCGCTCCTTCGACGCCGACCACGTGCGGCCCCATCTCCACGTGGCCCTCTACAGTAACGGCACGAAGGCCGACTACCTCTTCGCCACGCGCGACGGCCTGTCGCCCGATCCCCTGTATCGCGAGATTCGCATCCTGAAGGACAGCGACAAGTGGGCCGAGCGGCATCAGGCGGCCTCGGCCCGGTTGGCCCCGGCCCAACCTTACATCAGCCCCGACGAACTGACGGCCCTCGACAATCGTTTCTGGGTCATGTTCTGGGATACGCTGCGCCTGCTGAAGCGGGGCGACGCCGATAAGCCGTTCGCCACCTATCTGAAGCTGCTCTATTTCACGCTGCCGCCGCTGTTGGAGGCGCTGCCGCCCGAAGAGCCGGCCCGCCGTGGTCTGGTGCGGGCCACGTATGATCGCGACCTGGCGGCCACGGCGCGGGGCATGGGCGAATTGCTGGAAGCCTACCTGGCCGCCCGCGCGGCGGTCATTCGCCGCCAGAACCTCATGTTCCCCATCAACACCGCCTTCGAGTCGGAGATACGCCGGCTGGTTGAGCGGCTCACGCGGTAA
- the miaA gene encoding tRNA (adenosine(37)-N6)-dimethylallyltransferase MiaA, producing the protein MSANRRPLLVLVGPTAVGKTALSLRLARQFSGEIVSADSRLFYRGLDVGTAKPTAAERAAAPHHLIDLCQPDETLSLGQYQRLAYRAIDDCHARARLPILVGGTGQYVWAVVEGWGIPEVAPQAALRAALEQLGEAEAARWLAALDPAAAARIDPRNVRRVVRALEVTLTTGRRMSDLQRKTPPPYEPLIVGLGRDRRSLYERIDARVDGMMAAGLLNEVSRLRDAGYDRRLPSLSGLGYRQLWAYLAGEMTLDAAVERIKFETHRFARQQATWFRADDPRIAWFDLETMDEEEIIAFVERWL; encoded by the coding sequence ATGAGCGCCAACCGCCGGCCGCTGCTGGTTCTCGTCGGCCCCACGGCCGTGGGCAAGACGGCGCTGTCGTTGCGTCTGGCCCGGCAGTTCAGCGGCGAGATCGTCTCGGCCGATTCGCGCCTGTTCTATCGCGGCCTCGACGTGGGCACGGCCAAGCCGACGGCCGCCGAACGGGCCGCCGCGCCCCATCACCTCATCGATCTGTGCCAGCCGGACGAAACGCTGAGCCTGGGCCAATACCAGCGGTTGGCCTACCGGGCCATCGACGACTGCCACGCCCGCGCCCGGCTGCCCATCCTGGTCGGCGGCACGGGGCAGTACGTGTGGGCCGTGGTCGAGGGCTGGGGTATCCCCGAAGTGGCTCCGCAAGCGGCGCTGCGGGCGGCGCTGGAGCAACTGGGCGAGGCGGAAGCGGCGCGTTGGCTGGCCGCGCTCGATCCGGCCGCCGCCGCGCGCATCGATCCGCGCAATGTGCGCCGCGTCGTCCGCGCCCTGGAAGTGACACTGACCACCGGCCGGCGCATGTCGGACTTGCAGCGCAAGACGCCGCCACCCTATGAACCGCTGATCGTCGGCCTGGGGCGCGATCGTCGTTCCCTCTATGAGCGCATCGACGCCCGCGTGGACGGGATGATGGCCGCCGGATTGCTCAACGAGGTGAGCCGGCTGCGCGACGCGGGCTACGACCGCCGCCTGCCGTCGCTGAGCGGCCTGGGCTATCGCCAACTGTGGGCCTATCTGGCGGGCGAGATGACGTTGGATGCGGCCGTGGAACGCATCAAGTTCGAGACCCACCGCTTCGCCCGGCAGCAGGCGACGTGGTTCCGCGCTGACGACCCGCGCATCGCCTGGTTCGATCTGGAAACAATGGACGAAGAGGAGATCATCGCCTTTGTCGAAAGATGGCTATGA